A single genomic interval of Thermovibrio guaymasensis harbors:
- the rpsE gene encoding 30S ribosomal protein S5 has translation MAKRVKPEGLELKERLVHINRNAKVVTGGRKFSFTAFVVVGDGKGVVGFGRGKAAEVPDAIRKATEDAKKNLIKVPVVDGTIPYEVEAKFGASKVIMRPAAPGTGVIASAPVRAVLESAGVTDVLTKVIGSTNPHTVVRAVLKGLEQLKTPEEFAQLRGVPVEELRKRWKLPGRKVTKEGEIVRR, from the coding sequence ATGGCTAAGAGAGTTAAGCCTGAAGGTTTAGAGTTAAAGGAGAGGTTAGTCCATATTAACAGGAACGCGAAAGTCGTTACCGGTGGGCGTAAGTTCAGCTTTACCGCTTTCGTCGTTGTCGGTGATGGCAAAGGAGTAGTTGGTTTTGGAAGGGGTAAGGCTGCTGAAGTTCCAGATGCTATTAGGAAGGCTACTGAGGATGCTAAAAAGAACTTAATTAAGGTTCCGGTTGTTGATGGAACGATTCCTTACGAAGTTGAGGCTAAGTTCGGAGCTTCAAAAGTTATAATGAGACCTGCTGCTCCTGGTACTGGAGTTATTGCTTCAGCTCCAGTTCGTGCAGTTCTTGAGTCAGCCGGAGTTACAGACGTTCTTACTAAGGTTATCGGCTCTACAAACCCCCATACTGTAGTTAGAGCCGTTCTTAAAGGGCTTGAGCAGCTTAAAACTCCTGAGGAATTTGCACAGCTCCGTGGCGTTCCCGTTGAGGAACTGAGGAAGCGCTGGAAACTTCCAGGTAGGAAGGTTACAAAGGAAGGGGAAATCGTTAGGAGGTAA
- the rplR gene encoding 50S ribosomal protein L18, which translates to MAKLTRRERIAKKHRRVRKKIFGTPERPRLAVYKSLKHIYAQIIDDTKGVTLVSASTLDRELRPKLAELTKTQEAYEVGKLIAQRALEKGIKKVVFDRGGFIYHGRIKALAEGAREGGLEF; encoded by the coding sequence AGGATAGCAAAGAAGCACAGGAGGGTAAGAAAGAAGATTTTTGGAACTCCTGAAAGGCCAAGGCTTGCAGTTTATAAAAGCTTAAAGCACATATACGCACAGATTATTGACGATACTAAAGGAGTTACTCTAGTTTCTGCATCAACCCTGGATAGAGAGCTCCGTCCGAAACTTGCCGAGCTTACAAAGACTCAAGAGGCTTATGAGGTTGGTAAGCTTATCGCTCAGAGAGCTCTAGAGAAAGGTATAAAGAAAGTCGTTTTTGACCGTGGAGGATTTATCTACCACGGCCGTATTAAAGCCCTTGCTGAAGGTGCAAGGGAAGGTGGACTTGAATTTTAG